A stretch of the Clostridium fungisolvens genome encodes the following:
- a CDS encoding flagellar motor protein MotB codes for MKKKRAEKENNERWLLTYSDLITLLMIFFVVMYASSTVDAKKYSQIAQSLNLAIGGGKSIIGTSDNASIDSSKVTVTDDQLKQITDNNAKEKIEEQKLEKVKEEIDKMIAGSDLKGSITTSLQERGLVISFNDTVFFDSSKADVKVDNQKKLISLAGILNKIDNYIRVEGHTDNVPINTTYFHSNWQLSSIRAANVVEFLVTRGGISADRLSSVGYGEYRPVASNDTEEGKSKNRRVDILLLNTNLNVSETKK; via the coding sequence TGGCTATTAACATATTCTGATTTGATAACTCTTCTTATGATATTTTTTGTAGTAATGTATGCGTCTAGTACTGTAGATGCCAAAAAATATTCTCAAATTGCACAATCTTTGAATTTAGCCATTGGGGGGGGAAAGAGTATTATAGGTACCTCTGATAATGCTAGTATTGATTCAAGCAAAGTAACAGTGACAGATGATCAGCTTAAGCAGATCACAGACAATAATGCCAAAGAGAAAATAGAAGAGCAGAAGTTAGAAAAGGTAAAAGAAGAAATAGATAAGATGATTGCTGGCTCAGATCTTAAAGGAAGCATTACAACGAGCCTTCAAGAAAGAGGTCTTGTAATTAGTTTTAATGACACAGTATTCTTTGACAGTAGTAAGGCTGATGTTAAAGTCGATAATCAAAAAAAATTGATTTCTTTAGCAGGAATACTTAATAAAATTGATAACTATATAAGAGTAGAAGGGCATACTGATAATGTGCCAATAAACACTACATATTTTCATTCTAATTGGCAGTTATCCTCGATTAGAGCTGCTAATGTGGTAGAATTCTTAGTAACTAGAGGGGGAATATCAGCTGATAGATTATCCTCTGTAGGCTACGGAGAATACAGACCAGTTGCATCAAATGACACAGAAGAAGGAAAAAGTAAAAATAGAAGAGTGGACATACTTTTATTGAATACTAATTTAAATGTTTCTGAGACTAAAAAATAA